The nucleotide sequence CTCCTCCATACTGAAAGGAATACTGGGGCGTGCTTCGCCAATTATGATCTATTCTGTAAATAATTTTACGTCATTATAGGGCACCATTGCAAGGGGGATATCCAGAATTGCCAATTTGTAGCCGAAACTATAAATCTGTTCGATATTTCATACAATGTTGGCCCTATATCAAAATAATTAGGGCTATTTGTATGATTTTTCATATAGTACTCATAAAACCATCGTCAATACAAACTCATTTGTATGATATATCATACAAATTTGATCCAATGCCTCATATTCATATTCATTTGTATTGTTTTTCGTACAAAACACAAAATAGTAAAATTCCGCGATACGGCGCCATCCTGTTTGGCGTCGCCGTTATTCGAGCTAAGGCTTTCTCCGCCTATGTCTGTTAACTGTCTTGCCACTGTTGCGCGCAGCGATTCACTCTAACAGCAAAATCGAGGGCTCCCAGATAGGTGCCCTCGATTTCGAACTTTACTCCTTATAATGAAAGCAAGCCTGCATCTTGATGCAGCCAATTCACGAAGTCCCGTTGATTGTCCTCGGAGACACCATGATCGGTTGGATAAATGTTAAAGATCAAATGAGACGTTAAATTTCTAAAATAATTTGCTGTTTCGTGGCCGATGCGAACCGGAAATACGGAGTCGAACTCCCCATGGGAAACAAACACCGATACATTTTCTACACTCTTCAGAGCATATTCCAATTGGACAAAAGAAGGCACATAACCGTTTAACGCCACGATTCCCTTCAGCTCATCCCCCATCGTAAGCGCAAGTGTCATCGACAAGATTGCGCCTTGGCTAAAGCCTAGCAAATAGCGTTTGGCCGCATCAATCGGGTACTTCTCCGTCGCATACTGAATGAACTCTTCCAATTGCTGAATGGTCCGATCGAACATTTCTCGGATCGGATTGCCTAAGCTCTTCAGCTCATAATATTGAAATCCTGCGCCCAACGTAAGATTTCCGCGAATGCCGACAATAATAAATTCATCTGCCAATGACTCCACTAATCCGAACATATTTTTCTCATCCGACCCTCTGCCATGAAGCGTGAAGACGGTCGGGTACTGTTTGTCCGGATCCATATTGACAGGAAAATGAATGTCATAATGATAAGCCGAGTTCATAAGAAACATCTCCATTATTAGGCGCTGCGTTTTTTCCATATTGCTCGATCAAGCGACAGCGGCGAATGTTCAGCAACAATTAGATAAAGCGCAATGATAATAAAACTCAGATCTAATTCATAACCAGCCATTTGGTCGTTCCCCAGCAATCCAACGGACAGCTTCGCCGAAAAGATCGCACCGATAAGCATGATCACGAACAAAGCCGACACATATCGAGTGAAGAGACCCACAATCAGCAAAATTCCACCAACCAATTCGATATACGCCACAGCATAAGCCAATGCCCCTGGTACGCCTATGGAACTGAACCACGCTTCAATATTAATTAATCCCGTCTGAAATTTACTGATTCCGTGGGCTAGAAATAGTATTCCCAGTACCACGCGGGCTATAGTCGATACAACAGTTACTTTTGTCATTTGTTTCTCTCTCCCTGTTTTATAATCTATAAAGATATTTAATTCGTATCGCTAATATTATATGACAGGGAGTAGCCTGTCAACAGGAATATTGTTATTATTAATATATCTTTAGTATTGCCATTATTCTTGAGAGGTGAAGACAGATGAACATCGGCTCCACCATACGCACCATACGCAAACATAAGAACATAACGATCGCGCAAATTTGTGAAGAAACCGGCTTGTCACAAGGCTTTATAAGCCAGGTCGAAACGAATAAGACGTCGCCGTCTATCGCAACATTGGAGAGCATTGCCAGGTCCTTGAAGGTGCCCTTGGCTTATTTGCTGCTACGACAAGAAGAACGTATGAATATTGTCCGTAAAGAAGAGCGGAAAGTTACAAGCAGCGGCGCCGAAAAATTAAAGTTGGAACATTTGAGTTCCACCAAAAATGTAAGAATGACGCTCGTTGAGTTCCCTCCCGGAGCTTCTACAGGACAAGTTCCACATGCTCATGCGGGCGAAGAGGTCCATGTTGTCGTGAAGGGGAGGATCTACGCCGAGCAAGGGGAGGATGTGGCTGAATTCAAAGAGGGAGATTCTTTCAGTTGGAATGCCTGTACGCCTCATCTCGTAAAAAATATTAGCGAGGAACCGGCTCTTGTTCTCATCGCAATCTATACCGATAGCGATCAGGCACAGGACTTCCTTTCATGACGCTGATTGTCCTTAAAGCCAAAGGCCATCCTATGTGGGATGGCCTTCTCTGTTAGATACGCTTTATTTATTTTAAATTTGCCCGATCCAATTCTGATCATGACGACGGAAAGCTTCACGAATCTCGGTCTCGACTTGCTCAGGCAAAGGCCCATGGTCGATATAGCGTAGCTGCTCGCGCAAATGCGAGATGTTGGACGTGCCGAGAATGCAGGAGGACACACCGGTCTGAAATGCGGAGAAGCGAATCGCCATCTCATTCCATGACATGTCGCCCGGCTCGATTCCCATTTGTTTCATCCGAAGCCAATAGGCCTCGCAGTATAAACCCACGGGATGCTCCTCAAAGCGCCATGGTGCGTTCGCGATTGGACGTTTGGCGATTACGCCAAGTTGCTGCCGGTCGGCTTCTGACAGCTGACGATCTATCGAGCGCTGATCGAATAAGTTCACAGAAAACTGCAAGCTTGAGAAAGCACCCGTGGCAATCGCAAAGTCAAGATCCTCGTTTTCGCCCGAATATGCAGCCACTCGCACTTTCCCCGCCTCCACTGCCTTATGAAGCGCTTCGATGACTTCACCCTGCCGAAGCGTCTCTAATGGACAAGAATGCAAATGTACGATATCGAGTACGTCAGTCTTCAAAAGCCTCAAGGCGTGATCCACTCCCGCGATGATGCAATCGTACGTCCAATCTTCGTAGCCTTCAATCCCATAGCCAACCTTAGTTGACAATACGTATTCATCGCGCCGAGCAGAGATGTATTTTCCGATTCTCTCTTCAGATAGTCCGTAACCTCGGGCCGTATCGATCAACGTCACGCCGGCGTCCAACACTTCGTTAAGTAGCTTGTTCGCCTCTCGTTCGTCGATTTGGTCTGGATCCCCGATATGCCCTGCTCCGAAGCCGATTGCCGACACCTTCAGTCCGGTGCGACCGAAAGATAAAGATCGTTGTTTATCATGATGATTTGTCATTAATCTGTACTCCTTATTTTCGATTTCAAACAGCATGACTATTATACCGAATATCAAGTCCATTGTAATACGACTGTTGTGCTAGCCGTGTGAGAGAGCAATTACGATATATCGACAGTTTGAGGACATATCTATTGCTACTTTATGATACAAGCCGTTAAACTAGAGGTACTGCTCAGCACGAAACTACACCATGGGGGGATCACCTTGAAGAAAATCATTAGCTTGTCGTTAATTCTCGTTCTGATCATGTCAGTCGGATTTGTTTCACCCGCACCCGCATCAGCAGCAAACAAGACTGTAATCGATGAACAGCTACAGAAATTATTTAAGGCTTTTGAAACTATGGGTAAAATAAGCCCTACTACTACAGTTACCATGGATAGAATAACGCTAGCGAATTCCGCACTCCTGTACTCAAAAATTCCGTGGGGTACGAGAATAACTCATTTACAGTCATTTCGCAGCATTATGAATTTCTCTGTTGGAGCATCGGTACCCATCAATGTAAGATTGTTCGATTCTAACAACCCGAACAAAACTGAGGATCTACCGATTAAAGAAATTAGCGATGGCTGGGATAGATATCAGAGTAGGATTACTAATCCTATGAGCTTCGAAGTCCGTTACACTCTCGGAAATCTCAAGGATCAGGCACAAGATATTAAGATAGACATAAGTGAGAAGACCGCCAAACCCGAGTTTACTATTGTAAATATCACGTTGGTGCAAACTGGAACCCCTAAAGATAAAGCCATAACCTCATTTAATATAGGCACAGTCCATGAGGGTTATATTTTCGAGATTCCCGGTTATGGTAGAACAAAGGGCATTCCTACTCATCAGTACAATGCGCGTTCGTTCGTAGCTAGTCTCAGCGCAGATCTCATTAAAAATTCCAAAATAAGATGGTTAGTATCTACAGGGGTATATGATGAAGTCTCAATCGAGTCAACGGAAAAATTGTCGTCGATGTTCTATTCTGATTCTGATTTTAAAATGACCACAAGTAACAAGGCTTTACCTTCCCTACAATTCCAAGTTAGCTACGTAAAGAATAATAAAGATAAGGTCAAAGAGGTTATATTTACCCAATTAGGTAAAACTGCAATTGTCTCGTCGCTTACGCCGATCAAAGCGGCTACGCCATCTGAAATAGCCAGTAAATTTGTCAGTAAGCGTTGGACCTTCCAGTCTCCTGAGATTAAGGGAGAAATCATCTTTAACAAGGTCGTTACTGCCACCGGATTAATAACAGGAAAGACAGACAGCAGCGGTGCCAGATATAATGTAAAAGGTTTTGTGGACGCAAAGACGGGTATGATAACTCTAGAGCTTAGACCTCAAAGCGAGATGGACCTTGAGTACATTCTTTGGACTGCTGGCATATCAGAAACAGTATCTGGTAAAATTGCCCCTAAGCTATACAAGGGTAATTACCCGGAGTTATACACCAAAATAACCCTATTTGCAGACAATAATTGGAAAACCAAGGCGAAAATGAACAAGTGGCAAGCGATTTTTAACACCAAGACGTATAAAATAGACAAAGTGGTTAGGGGTTCCAAAGACATAGACATTTATATCTTTTAGTATAGTAGGTGTAGCCCCTTCTGCTGATCGAACAGTGGAAGGGGCTCTTGCTATGGAGCACCTATCCCCTTCATTACCTGGTCTACTAATGTGTCAATAAATTTTGAGTCCACTTTTTTCTTATAAATAAGGATTTGAAAGTATACAGGACCGTATAACATATCTGACACAACATCTAAATTAATTCCCTCTTTAATTTCACCTTGAGCAATGGCACGCTCAAGAATTAATATCGCATCCTCTCGGCGAGGTTTAAGATAATTCGTGTAAAAGTCTTTTGCTATCTCCGAATCCTCTCCGCTTTCTGCAACAAGGGCTACCACCGTTCTTCCAAGGATATCGTTAAAAACATTTGCCAAAGTGTGAAGCTGTTGACGGAAATTTTCACGAATCGAAGTGTTTTCTTGAAAATGCAGACTGGATTCAGTCGTCATAAGAAAGGCATCAAGCACGAGAATAGGTTTGCTTGGCCACCAACGATAGATGGTTGCTTTACCGACACCCGCACGAGCAGCAATGGCTTCAATGGTCAAAGTTGAATACCCAGATTCCTCTAGTAAATCAACAGTTGCGGTAAGAATAGCAGTTTTGGATGCCTCACTTCGTGGTCTTCCTATTGATTGTTGTTTAAGTTTAGATTGTTTTTTTTCTGACATTTTCAATCCTCACATTGTTATTATTTTATATCTTCATTTCCACTTTCTGTGGACGCCAAATTTGCTCAAATATAAGAGCCACTAACATTCCAACCATTACACCATTGCTAAACACATATTGCAAGACGGTTGGCAAAGCTGAAAAGACAACTTGCGGCAAAAACATAACCCCTGTTCCAAGTGAAAGCGCAGTACTTAGAATGGTCAACCGCCTTTGGTCAAGAGGTTCTCTAAGGACAGAACTGATGCCTATTCCTGCCATAGATGTAAATGAGGCAAGCATAGCGGCATAGGCAATCGGGCCTGGCAACATTGCAAAAAGTGAATACACCTTTGGAAAAAAGGAGATCACGGCTAGAGCTATACTTGCGATGAAGAACGGACGCATACGTCTTTGTCCTGTCATCCGTACAAACCCCGCCGCCACAGAAAATGGAACAACTCCGACTGTCGAAAAGACAGATGACAACATTGTACCGATCCCACTGATAATACCAGAACTCTTAAGTGAACCTTCTTTTCGTACTGCCTTATCATGAGTGCCTTCATTAGCTTTTTCACTAAACACTTGCTGCATGGCTGCTACACTGGCAATAATGCTGGATATTAATACAAATGTCACCATAATAGATGAAACAATCATACCCGTATCAAGCTTTGGCATTCCCCATGCGAAAACATCAGGTAATGAAATAATGGAAGACGTTTTAGGCATAGGCTGTGATCCGAAAAATAGAATAAAGGCGATTGTACCTACAACTATACCAATAAGAACCGCATAACTTTTTAACCAACCCTTACCCCAAACAGAAAGAGCAAGTACGAGAATAAAGATTGCAAAAGAAACAATTACAATTCCTGGCTGAATCGTAGTTGATTGATCGCTGACCCCAATCATCCCTTTAAGGAACATACCGCTTAACTGAAAGCCGAGAATGGTCAAGTAAACTCCATTAACAAGTGGTGTAAACAGCTTCAGTAATTTGTTCATCCATCCTGTTAAACCAACGATAATGAGTAAAGCACCCGTTAAAAGCATGGCACCTTCTAATAATTGTAGAGATCCGCCAGCTTTGCCTACCCCTTGTACGACAGCCATTTGACCCATTAACGTGAATACCCCTAGCCATATACCAGCTGGACCGTCAGGTATTGGCAAACGATGCCCTAACCAGCCCGATAATAAAGATGATACCCCAACAACTAAGAAGGTTCTTTGCATCAACCCAGAAATCTCTAATGGGGAAAGTTGAAAAACCTGCCCTACGATAATTGGAATCGTAAGCGAATTAGCAATTAAAAAAATAAACCATTGAAGAGAACCAATACCTGTATCTATATTTGTTTTTTTCATAATCCATCCCTGTCTTTACTTGAAGTATAGTGAAGAAGTTGATAAAAACGATACGGAACGTTTCGTATTATATTATATATCATTTATTAAATTTTTCAACAAGCAGGTGCTTTCTGTAGTCATAAAAATACCCCAAATCCCCTATTAAAATACGGGGGAATTGGGGTATTTAGTAAAGTTCTTAGGGGCACACGGAAATGAATAACTTTATTTGATATTGACTCCAGCGCTTGCGTGACCTACCATGCTTGTGGCAACGTCAAGTCCGGCGATTACATTAGCATTGTATACGAGTAGAAGTCTTGTGCCTACTGTAACAGGAATGTTCAATCCGCTAGTTGTTCCAGCGCTATTTGAGCCGGGTGCCAATATCCCTGTATAGCTAGGAGCTAGTGTGGCGTGTGCCCCTGGAATAGCTGTGAAGATACTACTAAAAGGTGTTGTAGATTGGTACAATTGCGCTGTAATTGTAATAGTTGAGCCTACTAGAGAATTAGCTACCGTTGTGCTGAAAAAGGCGGAAATGTCAGTGATTGTACCATTTCTAGGCACCAAAAACGCAACGTTGTTAGAGACT is from Candidatus Cohnella colombiensis and encodes:
- a CDS encoding alpha/beta hydrolase-fold protein; amino-acid sequence: MNSAYHYDIHFPVNMDPDKQYPTVFTLHGRGSDEKNMFGLVESLADEFIIVGIRGNLTLGAGFQYYELKSLGNPIREMFDRTIQQLEEFIQYATEKYPIDAAKRYLLGFSQGAILSMTLALTMGDELKGIVALNGYVPSFVQLEYALKSVENVSVFVSHGEFDSVFPVRIGHETANYFRNLTSHLIFNIYPTDHGVSEDNQRDFVNWLHQDAGLLSL
- a CDS encoding DoxX family protein, whose product is MTKVTVVSTIARVVLGILFLAHGISKFQTGLINIEAWFSSIGVPGALAYAVAYIELVGGILLIVGLFTRYVSALFVIMLIGAIFSAKLSVGLLGNDQMAGYELDLSFIIIALYLIVAEHSPLSLDRAIWKKRSA
- a CDS encoding XRE family transcriptional regulator codes for the protein MNIGSTIRTIRKHKNITIAQICEETGLSQGFISQVETNKTSPSIATLESIARSLKVPLAYLLLRQEERMNIVRKEERKVTSSGAEKLKLEHLSSTKNVRMTLVEFPPGASTGQVPHAHAGEEVHVVVKGRIYAEQGEDVAEFKEGDSFSWNACTPHLVKNISEEPALVLIAIYTDSDQAQDFLS
- a CDS encoding aldo/keto reductase, with the translated sequence MTNHHDKQRSLSFGRTGLKVSAIGFGAGHIGDPDQIDEREANKLLNEVLDAGVTLIDTARGYGLSEERIGKYISARRDEYVLSTKVGYGIEGYEDWTYDCIIAGVDHALRLLKTDVLDIVHLHSCPLETLRQGEVIEALHKAVEAGKVRVAAYSGENEDLDFAIATGAFSSLQFSVNLFDQRSIDRQLSEADRQQLGVIAKRPIANAPWRFEEHPVGLYCEAYWLRMKQMGIEPGDMSWNEMAIRFSAFQTGVSSCILGTSNISHLREQLRYIDHGPLPEQVETEIREAFRRHDQNWIGQI
- a CDS encoding TetR/AcrR family transcriptional regulator, which codes for MSEKKQSKLKQQSIGRPRSEASKTAILTATVDLLEESGYSTLTIEAIAARAGVGKATIYRWWPSKPILVLDAFLMTTESSLHFQENTSIRENFRQQLHTLANVFNDILGRTVVALVAESGEDSEIAKDFYTNYLKPRREDAILILERAIAQGEIKEGINLDVVSDMLYGPVYFQILIYKKKVDSKFIDTLVDQVMKGIGAP
- a CDS encoding purine/pyrimidine permease — protein: MKKTNIDTGIGSLQWFIFLIANSLTIPIIVGQVFQLSPLEISGLMQRTFLVVGVSSLLSGWLGHRLPIPDGPAGIWLGVFTLMGQMAVVQGVGKAGGSLQLLEGAMLLTGALLIIVGLTGWMNKLLKLFTPLVNGVYLTILGFQLSGMFLKGMIGVSDQSTTIQPGIVIVSFAIFILVLALSVWGKGWLKSYAVLIGIVVGTIAFILFFGSQPMPKTSSIISLPDVFAWGMPKLDTGMIVSSIMVTFVLISSIIASVAAMQQVFSEKANEGTHDKAVRKEGSLKSSGIISGIGTMLSSVFSTVGVVPFSVAAGFVRMTGQRRMRPFFIASIALAVISFFPKVYSLFAMLPGPIAYAAMLASFTSMAGIGISSVLREPLDQRRLTILSTALSLGTGVMFLPQVVFSALPTVLQYVFSNGVMVGMLVALIFEQIWRPQKVEMKI